A window of the Nyctibius grandis isolate bNycGra1 chromosome 9, bNycGra1.pri, whole genome shotgun sequence genome harbors these coding sequences:
- the NAB1 gene encoding NGFI-A-binding protein 1, whose translation MASALPRTLGELQLYRILQKANLLFYFDAFIQQGGDDVQQLCEAGEEEFLEIMALVGMASKPLHVRRLQKALRDWVTNPGLFNQPLTSLPVSSIPIYKLPEGSPAWLGISCSSYERNSSTREPHLKIPKCAATTCVQSVGASKSDVVGSLSLQSGSEPRLWQGHHTTESEHSLSPADLGSPASPKENSETLDAAAALSVAECVERMVPSLPKSDSNEVKELLKTNKKLAKMIGHIFEMSDEDPHKEEEIRKYSAIYGRFDSKRKDGKHLTLHELTVNEAAAQLCVKDNALLTRRDELFALARQISREVTYKYTYRTTKSKCGERDELSPKRIKIEDGYPDFQDTVQTLYQQEKMPLALAKGKSEDSAALNSQSEKVMAKQMEFLCNQAALERRLSTGCYRQNSEEHSPNGMSLDNADGQGERPLNLRMPNLPSRQLQHISLDGEQHVGKPLCSDLIRLYPSSEAKSQSSEGLGILKDFPHSAFNNIERKVIKTEPEDTR comes from the exons ATGGCGTCAGCTCTACCCAGAACCCTTGGGGAATTGCAGCTGTATCGAATACTACAAAAAGCAAATCTCTTATTCTACTTCGATGCCTTCATTCAGCAGGGCGGTGATGATGtccagcagctctgtgaagCAGGTGAAGAGGAGTTTTTGGAGATAATGGCTCTCGTAGGCATGGCTAGTAAGCCACTCCATGTCCGAAGGCTGCAGAAGGCTTTGAGGGACTGGGTCACAAACCCTGGTCTTTTTAACCAGCCTCTCACCTCCTTACCGGTCAGCAGCATTCCAATATATAAGCTGCCGGAAGGGTCTCCTGCATGGCTGGGGATTTCCTGCAGCAGTTACGAAAGGAACAGCAGCACCAGAGAGCCTCACCTGAAGATTCCCAAATGTGCTGCCACAACGTGCGTGCAAAGCGTGGGCGCAAGCAAATCCGATGTGGTGGGGAGCTTGTCGCTGCAGAGCGGCAGTGAACCGAGACTCTGGCAAGGACACCACACCACAGAGAGCGAACATAGTCTTTCCCCGGCTGACCTTGGCTCTCCAGCTTCACCAAAGGAAAACAGTGAGACCCTGGATGCCGCCGCTGCTCTGTCAGTTGCTGAATGCGTAGAACGTATGGTTCCCTCCCTGCCCAAAAGTGACTCGAATGAAGTCAAGGAGCTactgaaaacaaataagaaactgGCAAAGATGATTGGTCACATCTTTGAGATGAGCGACGAGGACCCTCACAAAGAGGAGGAGATCAGGAAGTACAGTGCAATATATGGCAGGTTTGACTCGAAAAGAAAGGATGGCAAGCATCTCACCCTCCACGAG CTAACAGTTAACGAAGCAGCCGCTCAGCTGTGCGTAAAAGATAACGCGTTGTTGACCAGGAGAGATGAACTCTTCGCGCTAGCTCGGCAAATCTCTCGAGAAGTTACGTACAAGTACACTTACAGGACCACCAA ATCTAAATGTGGAGAAAGGGATGAGCTGTCACCAAAGAGAATCAAGATAGAG GATGGTTATCCTGATTTCCAGGACACAGTCCAGACGCTCTATCAGCAAGAGAAAATGCCACTTGCGTTGGCTAAAGGAAAGAGTGAAGACTCAGCAGCTCTTAATTCGCAG TCGGAAAAGGTGATGGCAAAACAAATGGAGTTTCTTTGCAACCAGGCTGCGTTAGAGAGACGTCTTTCCACAGGGTGTTACAGACAAAACTCGGAAGAGCACAGCCCCAATGGCATGTCATTAGATAATGCTGATGGACAAG GTGAAAGGCCGCTGAATCTCCGAATGCCAAATCTGCCAAGTAGACAGTTGCAGCACATTTCACTTGATGGAGAGCAGCATGTTGGAAAACCTCTGTGCAGTGATTTGATCCGGCTTTACCCCAGCAGTGAGGCAAAGTCTCAGTCCTCGG AAGGCCTTggtattttaaaggattttccTCATTCGGCTTTTAACAACATAGAAAGGAAGGTCATAAAAACAGAACCTGAAGACACAAGATAG